From a single Procambarus clarkii isolate CNS0578487 unplaced genomic scaffold, FALCON_Pclarkii_2.0 HiC_scaffold_103, whole genome shotgun sequence genomic region:
- the LOC138360244 gene encoding uncharacterized protein has protein sequence MAEEYILTHRPSARYVPKTCSRYPAKHKPEDRTAPRSVAKSTSDSPRKISPKRDVLCWTCGKRGHIAARCRGSTGNNPRREVMLINSIVPPTPTLEKRKGLFAPYTSQGHVASGLLSKPVVILRDSGAAQSLILETSLPEGSSANGMQKVILGGFPSTLYVAPLVQVHLDSQYFKGECRLAVVESLPIKGIDVILANDLALGLLPNCPLVVDDPECEETLPIVAVQTRSQAQLHVPPDLSTLFDSPPIPQGTSSHTPVPPIQMLVPEHWTRAHLVEEQKKDPQVRKLADTLDSPTKGGDWYLWSGDVLCRRPSPKYPQSSAVGDQIVVPSVFRPKLLETAHANRFAGHGGISKTFQRLAKSFYWPHMKEDVRRFCKTCHACQVAGKANQPVPKAPLNPIPSIGEPFEHLILDIVGPLPPSTSGVQYLLTILDRVSRYPEAIPLKTITAKVLVKHLFWFVSRYGLPKTIQTDQGSNFMSHLFRQQIADLGIRQITSSAYHPESQGALERFHQTLKGMLRKFCYDRQSKWVEDLPYLLLAVRSVPNESLGVSPFEMIFGHSVRGPLEVARDHWLDEETNEDIVDWLSTNNGRLFSAWEMATRTLENTQKTSKSRYDRRTKQREFQVGDLVLVCTPTITGSLSTRFVGPYPVVKKVTNLNYLLSTPDRRKKETLVHVNMIKKYEGRDTLPVALVTTNDDIEEEEEVLANSEILLNLQAKLTHVAEGHQSSLLQMIREYKPIFKDVPGLTSILRHDVELEEGVRPIKQHPYRLNPLKKRVVKEEVDYMLKHHLIAPSSSPWSSPILLVPKPGKKYRLCIDYRQVNKVTVADTYPLPRVEECLDAIGKARYLTKFDLFKGYWQVPLTEKAKPISAFVTPDGLFECQVMPFGMKNAASTFQRLMGTVLRDVENTLVYIDDVLIYDVDWQDHLRHIEDFFKAMLQSGLVVNLHKSEFARTSVVFLGHKVGGGWIAPKASKIEAIVQYPTPATRKDILRFLGMAGFYRKFVPNFSSVAAPLTNLLKKGVKLIWNENCQKAFESLKAILISSPILMSPSFEDRFILTVDASDYGLGSVLSQTDEKGVEHPVAYHSKKFTPSQLNYSVIEKETLALINSVQHFEVYLTSNGHPILVRTDHNPLKFLAQFWQKNLRLTRWSLHLQQYPLQIEHIKGVDNVVADALSRV, from the coding sequence atggctgaagagtatatcctgactcataggccatcTGCTAGGTACGTCCCGAAGACCTGTTCAAGATATCCAGCCAAACATAAACCGGAAGATAGGACTGCCCCTCGTAGTGTCGCCAAGTCAACCTCAGATAGTCCCCGGAAGATTAGTCCGAAAAGGGATGTATTGTGTTGGACCTGCGGCAAGAGAGGACATATTGCTGCAAGGTGTCGTGGCAGTACAGGTAATAATCCCCGTAGGGAGGTCATGCTGATAAACAGTATAGTACCACCGACACCCACCCTAGAGAAGAGGAAAGGATTGTTCGCCCCATATACCTCCCAAGGGCATGTAGCCAGTGGCCTTTTGAGTAAGCCCGTAGTCATACTCAGAGACAGTGGAGCGGCCCAGTCTCTAATATTGGAGACATCATTACCCGAAGGTTCATCGGCGAATGGGATGCAGAAGGTAATCCTGGGTGGATTCCCTTCCACCTTGTACGTTGCCCCTTTGGTACAAGTGCATCTAGACTCTCAGTACTTCAAAGGTGAGTGTCGgttggctgtggtggagagtctTCCCATAAAGGGAATTGACGTAATATTGGCCAATGACTTAGCCCTAGGATTGTTACCCAACTGTCCCCTGGTAGTGGATGATCCAGAATGTGAAGAGACCCTTCCTATCGTAGCGGTGCAAACCAGGTCTCAGGCGCAACTCCATGTACCGCCAGATTTAAGCACTCTGTTTGACTCTCCTCCTATCCCACAGGGTACGAGTAGCCATACACCAGTCCCGCCCATCCAGATGCTGGTTCCTGAACACTGGACTCGAGCCCATCTGGTAGAGGAACAGAAGAAGGACCCTCAGGTACGGAAGTTGGCCGACACCCTAGACTCTCCTACGAAAGGAGGTGATTGGTATCTATGGTCAGGTGATGTACTGTGTCGCCGGCCTTCTCCGAAATACCCCCAGTCGAGTGCGGTGGGTGACCAGATAGTCGTCCCATCCGTGTTCAGACCTAAGCTGTTAGAAACAGCCCATGCCAATAGATTTGCTGGACATGGTGGGATCTCTAAGACTTTCCAACGCCTAGCCAAGAGTTTCTACTGGCCGCACATGAAGGAGGACGTACGTCGTTTTTGCAAAACCTGCCACGCCTGCCAGGTGGCCGGGAAAGCAAACCAGCCTGTCCCCAAAGCCCCTTTAAACCCCATTCCATCCATAGGTGAGCCCTTTGAACATCTCATCCTGGATATAGTAGGCCCACTTCCGCCTTCTACCTCAGGGGTGCAGTATTTGCTAACGATActagatcgggttagtaggtacccagaagcgatCCCCCTTAAGACCATCACTGCGAAGGTCTTGGTGAAACATTTGTTCTGGTTCGTCTCGcgatatggtcttcctaagaccatTCAGACGGACCAAGGATCTAACTTTATGTCCCATTTGTTTCGCCAACAGATCGCCGACTTGGGAATCCGACAGATTACCTCCagtgcctaccatcccgagtcTCAAGGAGCTTTGGAGCGTTTTCACCAGACGCTGAAGGGCATGCTTCGGAAGTTTTGCTATGACCGGCAGAGTAAGTGGGTTGAAGACCTGCCCTACCTCCTACTTGCGGTAAGATCAGTGCCCAATGAATCCCTAGGAGTCTCCCCATTCGAGATGATCTTTGGTCACTCAGTAAGAGGTCCCTTAGAGGTGGCACGAGACCATTGGCTGGACGAGGAAACCAACGAAGACATAGTGGACTGGTTATCTACAAATAATGGCCGGCTGTTCTCAGCCTGGGAGATGGCTACAAGAACTTTGGAAAATACACAAAAGACTAGCAAGAGCAGGTATGATAGAAGGACCAAGCAAAGAGAGTTCCAAGTAGGAGATCTGGTTTTGGTATGTACTCCTACAATAACTGGGAGTTTAAGCACCAGATTCGTAGGTCCCTACCCGGTTGTAAAGAAGGTTACTAATCTCAACTACCTTCTTAGTACTCCAGACCGCCGGAAGAAAGAAACTTTGGTTCATGTTAATATGATCAAGAAATACGAGGGTCGGGATACACTCCCCGTAGCCTTAGTGACTACTAATGATGacattgaggaggaagaggaggtgttgGCTAACTCAGAGATTTTGTTAAACTTGCAGGCAAAGTTGACACACGTGGCCGAAGGACATCAATCATCATTGCTGCAGATGATCCGGGAGTACAAACCTATCTTCAAAGATGTTCCAGGATTAACATCTATCCTAAGGCATGATGTCGAGCTGGAGGAAGGAGTCCGACCTATAAAGCAACACCCGTACCGTCTCAACCCACTGAAGAAACGGGTGGTGAAAGAGGAGGTAGATTACATGCTGAAACACCATCTAATAGCCCCGAGCTCGAGCCCATGGTCATCCCCGATACTACTAGTGCCCAAACCTGGTAAGAAATACCGTCTTTGTATTGATTATCGGCAGGTGAATAAGGTCACAGTAGCAGATACTTACCCTCTCCCCAGGGTAGAGGAATGTCTAGATGCCATAGGTAAAGCTCGTTACCTGACTAAATTTGACCTGTTCAAGGGCTATTGGCAAGTTCCCCTCACGGAAAAGGCCAAACCCATATCAGCATTTGTGACTCCCGACGGgctgtttgaatgtcaggtgatgccgttcgggatgaaaaacgcagcctccactttccagagactgatgggtactgtgttgcgtgacgtggaaaacaccttagtctacatcgatgatgtattaatatatgatgtaGATTGGCAGGATCATCTGCGTCACATAGAGGATTTCTTCAAGGCCATGCTCCAGTCAGGATTGGTGGTCAACCTGCATAAATCTGAGTTTGCCAGAACCTCTGTCGTCTTCTTAGGTCATAAGGttggaggaggatggattgcgccGAAGGCCAGCAAGATAGAGGCAATAGTCCAGTATCCTACGCCAGCTACCAGGAAGGACATCTTGCGTTTCCTTGGTATGGCTGGATTTTATCGTAAGTTTGTCCCTAATTTTTCCTCCGTCGCCGCCCCCCTGACCAATCTGTTGAAGAAGGGGGTGAAATTAATATGGAATGAGAATTGCCAGAAGGCATTCGAGAGTCTCAAAGCAATTCTGATCTCTTCTCCGATCCTCATGTCCCCGAGCTTTGAGGATAGATTTATCCTGACGGTCGACGCCTCTGACTATGGCCTGGGGTCCGTTTTATCCCAGACGGACGAGAAGGGGGTGGAACATCCTGTGGCCTATCATTCTAAGAAGTTCACCCCCAGCCAGCTTAATTACTCGGTCATAGAAAAGGAAACGTTGGCCTTAATTAATTCCGTCCAGCACTTTGAGGTGTATCTAACAAGCAATGGTCATCCTATATTAGTACGGACCGACCATAACCCTCTAAAGTTCCTGGCTCAGTTTTGGCAAAAGAACCTCAGGctcaccagatggagtctacaTTTACAACAATATCCCCTCCAGATCGAACACATCAAAGGGGTGGACAacgtagtagctgatgcattatctCGCGTCTag